A single window of Bacillota bacterium DNA harbors:
- the surE gene encoding 5'/3'-nucleotidase SurE translates to APDQDRSGTGHAITVREHLRVQRIRLAGRWESYAVAGTPADCVKLALLELCPGPPDLVVAGINAGANLGIDVFYSGTVAAALEGALMGLPSIAVSCITDKQAPRFEAAQKVVPVLASWMMTRDTRLAAVLNVNVPEGAFGGAEAIRWTRLGLKRRYRDWFERHAQGDGDHHFRLMGDADEADQDDPSTDAGAVHHNFISVTPVHFDLTDYSLIEELGAAPGGRFEVAGRAASKDFRRSGASQDGRTA, encoded by the coding sequence GGCCCCCGACCAGGACCGGAGCGGGACCGGCCACGCCATTACGGTCCGAGAACACCTGCGGGTGCAGCGCATCCGTCTGGCCGGGCGCTGGGAAAGCTACGCGGTGGCCGGCACTCCCGCCGACTGCGTCAAGCTGGCTTTGCTCGAACTCTGCCCCGGCCCTCCGGACCTGGTGGTCGCGGGGATCAATGCGGGGGCCAACCTGGGGATCGACGTGTTTTACTCAGGCACGGTGGCGGCCGCGCTGGAAGGGGCGCTCATGGGCCTTCCCAGCATCGCCGTCTCGTGCATCACCGACAAACAAGCGCCCCGTTTCGAGGCGGCCCAGAAGGTCGTTCCCGTCCTGGCCTCGTGGATGATGACGCGGGATACGCGGTTGGCGGCCGTGCTCAACGTCAATGTGCCCGAGGGCGCGTTCGGCGGGGCGGAGGCCATACGCTGGACGCGGCTGGGGCTGAAACGGCGCTACCGGGACTGGTTCGAGCGGCATGCCCAGGGAGACGGGGACCATCACTTCCGGTTGATGGGGGATGCCGACGAGGCGGACCAGGACGACCCATCCACCGACGCCGGCGCGGTTCACCACAACTTCATCTCCGTGACCCCCGTCCACTTCGACCTCACCGATTACTCTTTGATAGAGGAGCTGGGAGCCGCCCCGGGCGGTCGGTTCGAGGTCGCCGGTCGGGCGGCCTCGAAGGATTTCCGCCGGAGCGGCGCATCACAGGACGGCCGGACCGCCTGA